A region of Vitis vinifera cultivar Pinot Noir 40024 chromosome 15, ASM3070453v1 DNA encodes the following proteins:
- the LOC104881872 gene encoding two-component response regulator ARR1 has product MGSEKASSSSVTPTEEFKGHRDICVLVVDCDPTCLMIVSGMLRALTYEVLTVDRAVDALAMTLEGGCGVDLVMTELHMPDMYGLDLLDEIRRTSKLPVVIMSADSNEDVMLKSLRRGAEYYLVKPVLMEDVTNFWQYVFKRRRQKLSLETEKKGSSNVTIVEVVESFEEEDESDGDGDGDGDEYSAVSDGEKSHQESAVETRKEEEEDTLTSPMPKKPKLNIAGSSASGTADSGSGLCTNPIEDEQLIPPPQPWLPPPPQEQGTDKKSEAETEDDHEGSDMAKGGDQLFPK; this is encoded by the exons ATGGGCAGTGAGAAAGCTTCTTCATCATCAGTTACTCCTACTGAAGAATTTAAAGGGCACAGAGACATCTGTGTTTTGGTTGTGGATTGTGATCCCACCTGCCTCATGATCGTTTCAGGAATGCTCAGAGCCTTGACATATGAAG TTTTGACTGTTGATCGAGCTGTGGATGCTTTGGCAATGACACTAGAAGGAGGGTGTGGAGTTGACCTCGTTATGACGGAGCTTCACATGCCTGACATGTACGGACTCGACCTTCTTGATGAAATCAGAAGAACTTCCAAATTGCCTGTTGTCA TTATGTCTGCTGATTCGAATGAGGATGTGATGTTAAAAAGTCTTAGAAGAGGCGCTGAGTACTATCTCGTGAAGCCAGTTTTAATGGAGGATGTGACGAACTTTTGGCAGTATGTCTTTAAGAGAAGACGACAGAAACTCAGCCTAGAAACTGAAAAGAAGGGGAGTAGTAATGTAACTATTGTTGAGGTTGTTGAATCATTCGAGGAAGAAGACGAATCGgatggagatggagatggagatggagatgAATATAGTGCAGTGAGTGATGGAGAGAAGAGCCATCAAGAGTCCGCTGTAGAGACCAGgaaagaagaggaggaagaTACCCTGACTTCACCCATGCCCAAGAAGCCAAAGCTGAATATTGCTGGAAGCTCTGCCTCTGGAACTGCAGACAGTGGGTCGGGTTTGTGCACCAACCCCATTGAAGACGAACAGCTCATACCGCCCCCACAACCATGGCTGCCGCCACCACCACAGGAGCAGGGAACAGATAAGAAATCTGAGGCTGAAACAGAAGATGATCATGAGGGGTCCGATATGGCGAAAGGCGGCGACCAACTGTTCCCCAAATAG